A genomic segment from Malus domestica chromosome 05, GDT2T_hap1 encodes:
- the LOC103435086 gene encoding uncharacterized protein: MNFGKEDLDLVLVPSGLFIMLVYHIILLYRYLHQPHTTVLGFENNDKRAWAERIMQVDKRDVGTALNVISSNTSAATFLCSISLTLSSLIGAWLGSNSTKTVFQSELIYGNTNPSILTIKYLSLLTCFLLAFACFVQSARHFVHANYLISMPDSNIPAWYVQMAVIRGSDFWSLGLRALYFALTLLLWFFGPIPMFVSSMVLVIVLHNLDTNTRPLHQHQLPGKELVKHTGERISEVAVTIQHHTETVKTTTSSTA; this comes from the exons atgaattttgGAAAGGAGGACCTTGATCTGGTTTTGGTCCCAAGTGGACTGTTCATCATGCTTGTCTATCACATCATCCTCCTCTACAGATATCTCCATCAACCTCACACCACAGTCCTTGGCTTTGAAAACAATGACAAAAGAGCTTGGGCTGAAAGAATTATGCAG GTTGACAAGAGAGATGTTGGCACAGCCTTAAATGTGATCTCATCCAACACATCAGCAGCAACTTTTCTGTGTTCCATCTCCTTGACTCTCAGCTCCCTCATTGGAGCTTGGCTCGGAAGTAATTCAACTAAGACAGTCTTCCAGAGTGAATTGATCTATGGCAACACCAACCCATCAATCCTCACAATAAAATACCTAAGCCTCTTGACTTGTTTTCTTCTAGCCTTTGCATGCTTTGTTCAATCAGCAAGGCACTTTGTCCATGCAAACTACCTGATCAGCATGCCGGATAGTAACATTCCGGCATGGTACGTGCAGATGGCGGTGATAAGGGGAAGTGATTTCTGGTCACTTGGGCTTAGAGCACTCTATTTTGCTCTTACTCTTTTGCTGTGGTTTTTTGGTCCGATTCCGATGTTTGTTTCCTCCATGGTTTTGGTCATAGTTCTACATAACCTTGACACAAACACCAGACCATTGCATCAGCATCAGCTTCCGGGAAAGGAGCTCGTTAAACACACCGGCGAGAGAATCTCAGAGGTGGCTGTGACCATTCAGCATCATACAGAAACGGTTAAAACTACGACTAGTAGTACTGCGTAA
- the LOC103427860 gene encoding probable O-methyltransferase 3: MEGDEARDLFGAQSHLYKHVFSFITSMSLKCVVQLGIPDIIDRHGQPITLPDLVTALQIHPAKTGNVHRLMRLMVHSGFFARKQVPKNHVEADEGEEEAYDLTPSSRLLLKDKVPSLSPFVVAMLDPAFAAPWQFLGNWFRGSEVTPFESAHGMGIWEYGEGNPEFNSLFNKAMASDSGMMNLVIRDCKPIFDGLSSLVDVGGGTGKVARILCDAFPQLKCTVLELPHVVADLPDSENLKFVGGDMFQVIPPADAVFLKLTLHALSDEECLKVLKKCREAIASNGQGKVIIIDIVINEEKDEHEITEAKLLFDLLMMVVVTGRERSEKDWKKLFLEAGFSGYKVTPIFGLRSLIEVFL, from the exons ATGGAGGGAGATGAAGCAAGAGATTTGTTTGGAGCACAGTCCCATTTGTACAAGCATGTATTCAGCTTCATAACTTCTATGTCACTCAAGTGTGTAGTGCAGCTCGGCATACCGGACATAATTGACCGCCACGGACAACCCATTACTCTACCTGACTTGGTCACAGCACTTCAGATCCACCCGGCTAAAACCGGTAACGTGCACCGGCTCATGCGCCTCATGGTGCACTCCGGCTTCTTTGCACGAAAACAAGTTCCTAAAAATCATGTAGAAGCagatgaaggagaagaagaggctTATGATCTCACACCGTCTTCTAGGCTCCTCCTGAAAGACAAAGTACCCAGCTTGTCTCCGTTCGTTGTGGCGATGCTCGATCCAGCTTTCGCAGCACCGTGGCAGTTCCTCGGAAACTGGTTCCGAGGAAGCGAGGTCACGCCTTTCGAGAGCGCTCATGGGATGGGGATTTGGGAATACGGGGAAGGAAACCCTGAATTCAACAGTCTTTTCAACAAGGCAATGGCTAGTGATTCTGGAATGATGAACTTGGTGATTAGAGATTGCAAGCCAATCTTTGATGGGTTGAGTTCATTGGTTGATGTTGGTGGTGGGACTGGAAAAGTTGCTAGGATTCTCTGTGACGCTTTCCCTCAACTGAAATGCACAGTTCTTGAACTTCCACACGTTGTTGCTGATTTGCCAGACAGTGAGAATTTGAAGTTTGTTGGAGGAGACATGTTCCAGGTTATCCCTCCAGCGGATGCTGTTTTCCTCAAG CTGACTTTGCATGCTCTGAGCGATGAGGAATGCTTGAAGGTTTTGAAGAAATGCAGGGAAGCAATTGCAAGCAATGGCCAAGGGAAAGTTATAATCATAGACATAGTGATAAATGAAGAGAAAGATGAGCATGAAATAACCGAAGCAAAGCTCTTGTTTGATCTGCTTATGATGGTTGTGGTCACTGGAAGAGAGAGGAGCGAGAAAGACTGGAAAAAGCTCTTCCTGGAGGCTGGTTTCAGCGGCTACAAGGTGACACCAATATTTGGTTTGAGATCCCTCATTGAAGTTTTTCTTTAG